A genomic stretch from Candidatus Omnitrophota bacterium includes:
- a CDS encoding sigma 54-interacting transcriptional regulator, which produces MKLSLQTAPELSELIFESISEGVFSTNLQCKITSFNRAAEEITGFSRLQAIGQFCFDIFRSDHCHKQCALRNTLTRGIPINNVRVNILTREGITKPISVSTAILRDRQQGITGAVEIFRDLSSIEELRQRMAGSRSFENLVSRNREMHDIFELLPDVAQSECSVLIQGPSGSGKELIARALHNLSPRKKKPYIRVNCAALPSTLLESELFGYVQGAFTDARRDKPGRFLLADGGTILLDEIGDMPFPLQAKLLRALQEGEIQPLGSTKTLSIDVRVIASSNQSLKEMVKRGAFREDLYYRMNVIAIDLPPLARRREDVPILADHFIQQLRIKTGKNIQGLSDEVLERIQAYDFPGNVRELENMIEHAFVLCKGESIELRHLPRYMQENAPEQEIGNAGERNFLDQAENRILAQTLKECEGNKILAAQKLGIHRTTLWRKLKKHGIV; this is translated from the coding sequence ATGAAACTTTCTTTACAAACAGCGCCCGAATTGAGCGAATTGATTTTCGAAAGCATCTCGGAAGGAGTGTTCTCCACCAACCTTCAATGCAAAATTACCTCCTTCAACCGAGCGGCGGAAGAGATCACCGGCTTCAGCCGCTTGCAAGCCATCGGGCAGTTTTGCTTCGATATCTTTCGCAGCGACCATTGCCATAAGCAATGCGCGTTGCGCAATACGCTGACGCGGGGCATTCCGATCAACAATGTTCGGGTGAATATTTTGACGCGGGAGGGAATCACTAAACCCATCAGTGTCAGCACCGCCATTCTGCGCGACCGCCAGCAAGGCATCACTGGGGCGGTGGAAATTTTCCGCGATCTCTCCTCCATCGAAGAATTGCGCCAACGCATGGCGGGCAGCCGATCCTTCGAAAACCTGGTGAGCCGCAACCGGGAGATGCACGATATTTTCGAACTCTTGCCCGACGTAGCGCAATCGGAATGCAGCGTACTCATCCAAGGTCCCAGCGGATCGGGCAAGGAACTGATCGCCCGGGCGCTGCACAACCTCAGCCCCCGCAAGAAGAAGCCCTACATCCGCGTAAATTGCGCCGCCTTGCCTTCGACGCTGCTGGAATCGGAACTGTTCGGTTATGTCCAGGGCGCGTTTACCGATGCGCGGCGCGATAAGCCGGGGCGCTTTCTATTGGCGGACGGAGGAACGATCCTCTTGGACGAAATCGGCGATATGCCGTTTCCCTTGCAAGCCAAACTGCTGCGCGCTTTGCAGGAGGGGGAGATTCAGCCGCTTGGCTCCACAAAAACGCTCTCCATCGATGTTCGCGTCATCGCTTCCAGCAACCAATCGCTGAAAGAGATGGTGAAGCGGGGCGCGTTTCGGGAAGACTTGTATTACCGCATGAACGTCATCGCCATCGATCTTCCTCCCTTGGCGCGGCGGCGGGAGGACGTTCCCATCCTGGCGGATCATTTCATCCAGCAGTTGCGCATCAAGACGGGCAAGAACATCCAAGGATTGAGCGATGAGGTCTTGGAACGGATCCAGGCTTACGATTTTCCCGGCAATGTGCGGGAATTGGAGAATATGATCGAGCACGCTTTCGTCTTATGCAAAGGCGAGAGCATCGAACTGCGCCACCTGCCCCGCTATATGCAGGAAAACGCGCCGGAGCAGGAGATTGGCAATGCCGGAGAACGCAATTTTTTGGACCAGGCCGAAAACCGCATCTTAGCGCAAACCCTCAAGGAATGCGAAGGAAACAAAATCCTGGCGGCGCAAAAACTGGGAATCCACCGTACTACGCTGTGGCGGAAGTTAAAAAAGCACGGAATTGTCTAA
- a CDS encoding DUF1847 domain-containing protein — protein MGRLVGIPLFGDRVAPRCNCAENYLLAQIENRAIATKETIHLRCQDEWDLVDELIGLGIEIFVCGGIEREYQRRFEAKGVRVIGNVAGEANEALAALAENRLESWFGYKSIETSSPNVEPASRPIEIISAPPADQNPPAPCLVNCLQCDERTCQMGQGCVAVSDSVFSGQGGAVSGSSYSFYLTSLAGAPISRMEDLGAYCKMLQCKRLGVVFCAAVFAEAEWIFKRLEEDIRILPLCCQFGCRREENRQTADRPLCDPGSLVSILNDAGCDLVVSLGPCAEFNAALDQASRAPVVSAIGKDIRAGGNLFPAAARCEERSDWRKKYCLTLNDE, from the coding sequence ATGGGGCGTTTAGTCGGCATACCTCTGTTTGGCGATCGCGTTGCGCCGCGATGCAATTGCGCCGAGAATTATCTCTTGGCGCAAATCGAAAATAGGGCTATCGCCACCAAGGAAACCATTCATCTCCGTTGCCAAGACGAATGGGACCTCGTCGATGAATTGATCGGCTTGGGCATCGAAATTTTCGTCTGCGGCGGCATCGAACGCGAGTATCAACGCCGCTTCGAAGCCAAAGGCGTCCGCGTTATCGGCAATGTAGCGGGCGAGGCGAACGAGGCGCTCGCCGCTTTGGCGGAGAATCGCCTTGAATCCTGGTTTGGATATAAATCCATTGAGACTTCATCTCCCAACGTAGAACCAGCTTCCAGACCCATAGAAATAATAAGCGCGCCCCCGGCGGATCAAAATCCTCCAGCTCCCTGCTTGGTCAATTGTTTGCAATGCGACGAACGCACCTGCCAAATGGGTCAAGGATGCGTGGCCGTCTCCGATTCGGTTTTTAGCGGCCAAGGCGGCGCCGTTTCCGGCAGTTCCTACTCTTTCTATCTGACCAGCCTCGCCGGAGCGCCCATCTCGCGCATGGAAGATTTGGGCGCTTATTGCAAAATGCTCCAATGCAAGCGGCTGGGAGTCGTATTCTGCGCCGCCGTCTTCGCGGAAGCCGAATGGATTTTTAAACGGCTGGAGGAAGACATCCGCATCCTGCCGTTATGCTGCCAATTCGGCTGCCGCCGGGAAGAAAACCGGCAAACGGCGGATCGCCCCCTCTGCGATCCCGGCAGTTTGGTTTCCATCCTCAACGATGCCGGATGCGATCTAGTCGTTTCGCTGGGGCCGTGCGCCGAATTCAACGCCGCCCTGGATCAAGCCAGCCGGGCGCCCGTCGTCTCCGCCATCGGAAAGGACATCCGCGCTGGAGGCAATCTCTTCCCCGCCGCCGCCCGCTGTGAGGAACGCTCGGATTGGCGGAAGAAATATTGTCTTACTTTAAATGATGAGTGA
- a CDS encoding (Fe-S)-binding protein translates to MANPAAAAAPEQSAKAKKYPYYIEKPLEEGRVKQFLDIFAAILRHSNYKPLLDIYSRVVTRCARCAGGCQIYQATGDPEDIPCYRSNLLLGVYRRHFTLGGWLRGRILGDPGLQESTIDEMLDAFYHCTGCRRCNLECPMGLDHGLVMRLARNILSEMGIVPKALLVSVREQLQGKTANTSAIPAPAMMDTCEFLEEELADLTGQKIHFPIDREDVEYVFFPAVSDYLLEPDTLMGNAAVLYAAGDQDNWTIGTKYFDGINYGLFYNDAILGRIVEKEIAEVRRLRGKKILIGECGHASRSAKAFVPTFNGGEAIPVVSIQEYTFNALEQGKITLDPNAVTETVTYHDPCNLARSGWIVEQPRKILKSFVKNFVEMEPHGAENYCCGGGGGTVSLDEVHDYRMKVVGKIKAEQMRATGAEIIVAPCANCKKQLKELVDYYKIPATVVGLHDLILRAIRFPEKNGAATSEETYEAGEIKENSPVSV, encoded by the coding sequence ATGGCCAATCCAGCCGCAGCCGCAGCGCCGGAACAATCCGCCAAGGCGAAAAAATATCCCTACTACATCGAAAAACCGTTGGAAGAAGGGCGGGTGAAGCAATTCCTCGACATCTTCGCCGCCATCCTGCGCCATAGCAATTATAAACCCCTGCTCGACATCTACAGCCGCGTCGTTACCCGATGCGCGCGCTGCGCCGGGGGCTGCCAGATTTACCAGGCTACCGGCGATCCCGAAGACATTCCCTGCTATCGCTCCAACCTGCTGCTTGGCGTGTACCGCCGCCATTTCACTCTCGGCGGCTGGCTGCGCGGGCGCATCCTCGGCGATCCCGGCTTGCAGGAATCGACGATCGACGAGATGCTCGACGCTTTTTACCATTGCACCGGATGCCGCCGTTGCAATCTCGAATGCCCGATGGGACTCGATCACGGACTGGTGATGCGCCTCGCCCGCAATATCCTCAGCGAGATGGGCATCGTTCCCAAAGCGCTGCTGGTCAGCGTCCGCGAACAGTTGCAAGGCAAAACCGCCAACACTTCCGCCATTCCCGCTCCCGCCATGATGGACACTTGCGAGTTTCTGGAAGAAGAACTCGCAGATTTGACGGGGCAAAAAATCCATTTTCCAATCGATAGAGAAGACGTGGAGTACGTCTTTTTCCCCGCCGTCAGCGATTACCTCTTGGAACCCGACACTCTCATGGGCAACGCCGCCGTCCTCTACGCCGCCGGAGATCAAGACAATTGGACGATCGGAACCAAGTACTTCGACGGCATCAACTACGGCCTCTTCTACAACGACGCCATTCTCGGCCGCATCGTGGAAAAGGAGATCGCCGAAGTCCGCCGTCTTCGCGGCAAGAAAATCCTCATCGGCGAATGCGGTCATGCTTCCCGTTCTGCCAAAGCCTTCGTTCCTACCTTCAACGGCGGCGAAGCGATTCCCGTCGTCAGCATTCAGGAATACACGTTCAACGCTTTGGAACAAGGCAAAATCACGCTCGATCCCAACGCCGTCACGGAAACGGTTACCTATCACGATCCCTGCAATCTCGCCCGTTCCGGCTGGATCGTGGAACAGCCGCGCAAGATTCTGAAATCCTTCGTCAAAAATTTCGTCGAAATGGAACCTCACGGCGCAGAGAATTATTGCTGCGGCGGCGGCGGCGGCACTGTATCGCTCGACGAAGTCCACGACTACCGCATGAAAGTCGTAGGCAAGATCAAAGCGGAACAGATGCGCGCCACAGGAGCGGAAATCATTGTCGCCCCTTGCGCCAATTGCAAGAAACAATTGAAGGAACTGGTGGATTACTACAAAATCCCCGCCACGGTCGTAGGGCTGCACGACCTGATCTTGCGCGCCATCCGCTTCCCGGAAAAAAACGGCGCGGCGACGAGCGAGGAGACATACGAGGCTGGGGAAATAAAAGAAAATTCCCCTGTTTCCGTTTAA
- a CDS encoding 4Fe-4S dicluster domain-containing protein, giving the protein MKGMLTDVTKCIGCGQCVKGCTEANRLQEQPSKLYHSRDGLSGQRFTTVIHIKKDGEDRYVRKHCRHCIEPACASACIVGALQKTPEGAVIYDDGMCIGCRYCMMACPFGIPKYEWASAVPYVRKCTLCYERFREGTIPACVEACPEQATIFGDRDELIAAAQQLIKDNPGKYIDRVYGEKEIGGTAVMYISDAPLDFLAWKPNLDERPLPRYTWAALSKVPGIAFGVAAGMTGLYWIIERRMKLSGGEPSPTAEGHHE; this is encoded by the coding sequence ATGAAAGGCATGTTAACCGACGTTACCAAGTGCATCGGCTGCGGCCAATGCGTTAAAGGCTGCACCGAAGCCAATCGTCTGCAGGAACAACCATCGAAGTTGTACCACAGCCGCGATGGACTCTCCGGCCAGCGCTTCACAACTGTAATTCATATCAAGAAAGACGGCGAAGACCGTTATGTGCGCAAGCATTGCCGCCATTGCATCGAGCCGGCCTGCGCATCCGCCTGCATCGTCGGCGCCCTGCAAAAAACACCCGAAGGCGCCGTCATCTACGACGACGGCATGTGCATCGGGTGCCGTTATTGCATGATGGCCTGCCCCTTCGGCATTCCCAAATACGAATGGGCCAGCGCCGTGCCCTATGTTCGCAAATGCACTCTTTGCTATGAACGCTTCCGGGAAGGAACAATTCCCGCCTGCGTCGAAGCCTGCCCCGAACAGGCTACGATCTTCGGCGACCGCGACGAGTTGATCGCCGCCGCCCAACAGCTCATCAAGGACAATCCCGGCAAATACATCGACCGCGTTTACGGGGAAAAGGAAATCGGCGGAACCGCCGTAATGTATATCTCCGACGCGCCCCTCGATTTTCTCGCCTGGAAACCCAATCTGGACGAGCGCCCGCTGCCCCGCTACACCTGGGCGGCGCTGAGCAAGGTTCCCGGCATCGCCTTTGGCGTAGCGGCCGGCATGACCGGCCTTTATTGGATTATTGAACGACGCATGAAATTATCCGGCGGCGAACCGTCGCCAACGGCGGAGGGCCATCATGAATAA
- the nrfD gene encoding NrfD/PsrC family molybdoenzyme membrane anchor subunit, whose product MNKRIVIKSILWAFVSAGLVLAVARFFLGLGATTALSDDAPWGLWIAFDVMGGVALAAGGFVIAATVYIFHLEKYRPILRPAVLTAFLGYVAVVVGLQFDLGLPWRIWHAMIYWQHHSVLFEVAWCVMLYLTVLALEFAPVALEHPFLQWPILQRIHKLLKFLTIPLVIAGIMLSTLHQSSLGSLFLIMPYRLHPLWYTPIIPALFFVSAIGLGLMMVTLEAFVSSWLFDHKPKIELLSGLGRAASVVLFLYILVRFTDLTVRGQLGFLAEGSWQSLLFFFENAVSALIPAILLSNKKWRSRPDILLSCAIMVVFGMVLNRLDVGIAAIQKSPGYAYFPTWMEIGTSLSIVAAAALAYIFCAENFRLFIDEKHEEKSPEALRYEKPQFDVPSQAWLGDAFARNFSVFSIVAVLTIAFTAAILPSRALSRYEAKDVPVQAAQGWDILKIDGNRTGEYVLFDHKDHIARLQVTYGEREGCIKCHHARLPKDGPGRCGVCHSDMYKPKSNFDHAYHQSILLGNKSCAQCHPEGISKSKETAKVCSECHRAMFEHIDVKEPDYYIARGYVDAMHDLCIPCHTEQSKILGRKKLAQCAACHANPPGPAGAALNIENADELPRK is encoded by the coding sequence ATGAATAAGCGAATCGTCATCAAATCTATCTTGTGGGCTTTCGTCTCCGCCGGATTGGTTCTCGCCGTTGCGCGCTTCTTTTTAGGATTGGGCGCGACGACGGCGCTGTCGGACGATGCGCCTTGGGGATTGTGGATCGCCTTCGACGTGATGGGCGGCGTCGCCCTGGCGGCGGGCGGCTTCGTGATCGCGGCGACTGTCTACATATTTCATTTGGAAAAATACCGACCCATCTTGCGCCCCGCCGTTCTCACCGCCTTTTTGGGCTATGTCGCCGTCGTGGTGGGATTGCAATTCGACCTGGGTCTGCCCTGGCGCATCTGGCACGCCATGATCTACTGGCAGCATCATTCCGTCCTCTTCGAGGTTGCCTGGTGCGTGATGCTCTATCTCACCGTGCTGGCGTTGGAATTCGCCCCCGTGGCTTTAGAGCATCCCTTCTTGCAATGGCCTATTCTCCAGCGCATCCACAAGCTGCTTAAGTTTCTGACCATCCCTCTGGTCATCGCCGGGATTATGCTTTCCACCCTGCATCAATCCTCATTGGGTTCGCTCTTTTTGATTATGCCTTATCGCCTGCATCCGCTATGGTATACCCCCATCATCCCTGCATTGTTCTTCGTTTCCGCCATCGGTTTGGGATTGATGATGGTAACGCTGGAAGCCTTCGTCTCCTCCTGGCTTTTCGATCACAAGCCCAAGATCGAGTTGCTTTCCGGCCTGGGACGCGCCGCTTCTGTGGTTCTCTTTCTATATATATTGGTACGCTTCACGGATTTGACTGTACGCGGACAGTTGGGATTCCTCGCTGAAGGCTCCTGGCAAAGCCTGCTTTTCTTCTTTGAAAACGCCGTCAGCGCTTTGATTCCCGCTATTTTACTTTCCAATAAAAAATGGCGCAGCCGCCCCGATATTCTCCTCTCATGCGCCATCATGGTTGTATTCGGCATGGTCTTGAACCGGCTGGATGTCGGCATCGCCGCTATCCAAAAATCCCCCGGCTACGCTTATTTCCCCACTTGGATGGAGATTGGAACCAGCCTCTCCATCGTCGCCGCCGCCGCTCTGGCCTATATCTTCTGCGCCGAGAATTTCCGTCTTTTCATTGACGAAAAACACGAAGAAAAATCTCCCGAAGCGCTGCGTTACGAAAAGCCCCAATTCGACGTTCCCTCCCAAGCTTGGCTGGGAGACGCCTTCGCCCGCAATTTCAGCGTCTTCTCTATCGTCGCCGTTTTGACCATCGCCTTCACCGCCGCCATCCTTCCTTCCCGCGCCCTGTCGCGCTATGAAGCGAAAGATGTTCCCGTCCAAGCGGCTCAAGGCTGGGATATTCTCAAAATCGATGGTAATCGCACCGGCGAATATGTTTTATTCGATCATAAAGATCATATCGCTCGCCTGCAGGTAACCTACGGCGAACGGGAAGGCTGCATCAAATGCCATCACGCCCGGCTGCCCAAAGACGGCCCTGGCCGTTGCGGCGTTTGCCATTCCGATATGTACAAGCCCAAATCCAACTTCGATCACGCCTATCATCAAAGTATATTGCTGGGGAATAAATCCTGCGCCCAATGCCACCCCGAAGGAATCTCCAAGTCGAAAGAGACGGCCAAAGTCTGCTCCGAATGCCATCGCGCTATGTTCGAACACATCGATGTCAAAGAGCCGGATTATTATATAGCGCGAGGGTACGTAGACGCCATGCACGACCTCTGCATCCCCTGCCATACGGAACAAAGCAAGATACTAGGCAGAAAGAAGCTAGCCCAATGCGCTGCCTGCCACGCCAATCCCCCCGGACCGGCGGGTGCGGCGCTGAATATAGAAAATGCGGATGAATTGCCGCGAAAGTAA
- the bla gene encoding subclass B3 metallo-beta-lactamase, translating to MMRASLSLRFRVFFFISAIFLSFAPLSLNAQSDPMFRSWNRPIEPFRIIGNIYYVGAENVSSFLIATSDGLIVLDGGFPETAPIIKDNIKKLGFTLENVKILLCVHAHVDHAGGLVELKKWTRAILFSSEADAVLLANGGKGDPQFGDQYPFPSVKADGIVRDKEQVKLGESLLTAYLTPGHTKGCLTWTMKAKEGDKTYDVVFMSSISCPGYKFRDNPKYPDNAADFEYTFKFLKTLPCDVYLAQHGFEFSFKEKRERLEKGEKTNPFIDPQGYRDAIDRAEKKFREQLEKERKEE from the coding sequence ATGATGCGTGCTTCCCTCTCGCTCCGTTTTCGAGTTTTTTTCTTCATTTCGGCGATTTTCTTGTCTTTTGCGCCCCTATCGTTAAACGCTCAATCCGATCCGATGTTTCGCTCTTGGAATCGGCCTATCGAACCTTTTCGCATTATCGGCAATATCTATTACGTCGGCGCCGAAAATGTTTCGTCATTTCTGATTGCAACATCCGACGGACTTATCGTCTTAGACGGCGGTTTCCCGGAAACGGCGCCGATTATCAAGGACAATATAAAAAAACTGGGATTCACATTGGAGAACGTGAAAATCTTACTGTGCGTCCATGCCCATGTCGATCATGCCGGTGGACTCGTTGAGTTGAAGAAATGGACGAGGGCGATACTATTCTCTTCCGAAGCGGACGCCGTTCTTTTGGCCAATGGCGGCAAGGGCGATCCCCAATTCGGCGATCAATATCCTTTCCCCTCGGTCAAAGCCGACGGCATTGTACGCGACAAAGAACAAGTCAAGTTGGGAGAATCTTTATTGACCGCCTATTTAACGCCAGGCCATACGAAGGGATGCCTGACGTGGACGATGAAGGCGAAAGAAGGGGACAAAACCTACGATGTCGTTTTCATGAGCAGCATCTCCTGTCCCGGTTATAAATTCCGTGATAATCCGAAATATCCCGATAACGCCGCGGATTTCGAGTATACGTTCAAATTCTTAAAAACGCTGCCCTGCGACGTATATCTGGCGCAGCATGGGTTTGAGTTTTCATTTAAAGAAAAAAGAGAGCGCTTGGAAAAGGGAGAAAAAACGAATCCCTTCATCGATCCTCAAGGCTATCGTGACGCCATTGATCGGGCGGAGAAGAAATTCCGGGAGCAATTGGAGAAAGAACGGAAAGAAGAATGA
- a CDS encoding tubulin-like doman-containing protein has translation MVMPTVFIGIGTSGTEIIQGVRRLLYEEYGKPGLPCIRFVSMETLTNQPSSAMEVYVRDEDKAWQRLQILPLSVTWERLKQLRNKLDPGNPEYHPGWAEWIDPSVTAGAAFTTGAKGWRMAGRFCLWANWNAVYSGLIEAFQSVIQGRDESIALLEKHYDAKGAARPEGDIVEPALRIYICGSLCGGTCSGTMWEVGFMAQEALADAAVGFDPDIHGIFTVVDRKTANSKKKSDVVCSMNCWASLLEYDFWASGDHPYQISHPADANSLFPNVPNDFGPFQCFSIVSTSNDSGFQPAAWSGQEYDLAPLHASISTSLYLDLVKEVRAQKDGDRAQYEITEEIGKKSPNGLYCQRIQSFGLSGFYYPKFAIASAAACQLAKELVEQWTADGNKNRAQQFAHDDWNEIYQTIRVQLLQISGMNFLEYMQERLRTELEPFESEPLPALLYHLKNKTTIPILPGKPLLAEALQPKEAVYRHFHQEAHRLSNLLIAEIQKRTERRINDIRTGGCTNMDEAVKYLEELPKRMQETIAGLPVETDLKLFAIPWPSLKNLSLRFKEIGQDWWLKITFSCKPIQKYYLQKAMQDITVKVQETIERIADAVMRRICEEAMKTLSGEIAAGEFQSSSIYDNVREQLNRLKNRVAPALNRRWEDMTKEWASGSLRMVSARDSIAKDAEALVNAVKNRLRNSDVYPNLLTDGEQSIGFYHFLRMEPEEIEQKLLKFYQPECWRAAESVNIIRQLNTDRFSKQAILELARGSIPWLQFAGGAVPNKGCDEPDIIIGPKGSDARLQEIATSLRTLDEKMPFFRPVTGILDNMVVFYDEAAALSLEDWQLEPILDNLLKHGGRTEAKESAPSPYNNHYTHKLGALRYHPKLRKLIDDLRFWIEAVELFAEHLLSLDFLRVDAEANTIYYLYVTRFGARDKIDLRSKIEIAQFAAVDDGEAALQFIERIMSALDDLGFENVRDIANEIWEQEEDRNKQKRIKEIAERLIQELFMEEMRRQK, from the coding sequence ATGGTGATGCCAACGGTCTTTATTGGAATCGGCACTTCGGGGACGGAGATCATTCAAGGCGTGCGGCGGCTGCTTTACGAAGAATACGGCAAGCCCGGCCTGCCCTGCATCCGCTTCGTCAGCATGGAAACGCTTACGAACCAGCCATCCTCCGCCATGGAAGTCTATGTGCGGGACGAGGACAAAGCCTGGCAGCGGCTGCAAATTCTCCCTCTTTCGGTAACTTGGGAGCGGTTGAAGCAATTGCGAAACAAGTTGGATCCGGGTAATCCGGAATATCATCCCGGCTGGGCGGAATGGATCGATCCCTCCGTCACGGCGGGAGCGGCATTCACCACAGGCGCCAAGGGCTGGCGCATGGCGGGGCGGTTTTGTTTATGGGCCAATTGGAACGCCGTCTATAGCGGACTGATCGAAGCGTTTCAAAGCGTCATTCAGGGACGAGACGAATCCATCGCCCTGCTGGAAAAACATTACGATGCGAAAGGCGCGGCGCGTCCGGAAGGGGATATCGTGGAACCGGCGCTGCGGATTTATATATGCGGCTCGCTGTGCGGCGGAACCTGTTCGGGGACGATGTGGGAAGTAGGCTTTATGGCGCAGGAAGCGCTGGCGGACGCCGCCGTAGGCTTCGATCCCGACATTCACGGAATCTTCACCGTCGTAGACCGCAAGACGGCTAACAGCAAGAAGAAATCGGATGTTGTTTGCTCCATGAACTGTTGGGCTTCGCTGTTGGAATACGACTTCTGGGCCAGTGGGGATCATCCCTATCAAATTTCCCATCCCGCCGACGCCAACAGCCTATTTCCCAACGTGCCCAACGATTTCGGCCCCTTCCAATGCTTCAGCATCGTGTCCACTTCCAACGACAGCGGATTTCAACCCGCCGCCTGGTCAGGACAGGAATACGACCTGGCCCCCTTGCACGCTTCCATCTCCACCAGCCTCTATCTCGATCTGGTGAAGGAGGTGCGGGCGCAAAAGGACGGAGACCGCGCTCAATACGAAATTACGGAAGAGATAGGGAAGAAATCGCCGAATGGGCTGTATTGCCAACGGATTCAATCCTTCGGCCTATCCGGCTTCTATTATCCCAAATTCGCCATCGCTTCGGCGGCGGCCTGCCAATTGGCGAAAGAGTTGGTGGAGCAATGGACCGCCGACGGAAACAAGAATCGCGCCCAGCAATTCGCGCATGACGATTGGAACGAAATCTATCAAACCATCCGCGTTCAACTATTGCAGATATCCGGCATGAATTTTTTGGAATATATGCAAGAGCGGCTGCGCACAGAATTGGAGCCGTTCGAATCGGAGCCTTTACCCGCTTTGTTGTATCATTTAAAAAATAAAACCACGATTCCTATCTTGCCAGGAAAGCCTTTGTTGGCGGAAGCGTTGCAGCCGAAAGAGGCCGTTTACCGCCATTTTCACCAGGAAGCCCATCGCCTCTCCAACCTCCTCATCGCGGAAATCCAAAAGAGAACCGAACGGCGCATCAACGATATCCGCACCGGCGGCTGTACGAATATGGACGAAGCCGTCAAATACTTGGAAGAACTGCCCAAGCGAATGCAGGAGACCATCGCCGGACTGCCCGTTGAAACCGATTTGAAGCTTTTCGCCATTCCCTGGCCTTCGCTGAAGAATCTATCGTTGCGATTCAAAGAGATCGGCCAAGATTGGTGGCTGAAAATCACTTTCTCCTGCAAACCCATTCAAAAATATTACCTGCAAAAAGCCATGCAGGACATTACGGTCAAAGTGCAAGAAACCATCGAGCGAATCGCCGACGCCGTTATGCGCCGCATCTGCGAAGAAGCGATGAAAACGTTAAGCGGCGAAATCGCCGCCGGGGAATTTCAATCTTCCTCCATTTACGACAACGTACGGGAGCAGTTGAACCGTTTGAAAAACCGCGTGGCGCCCGCCCTCAATCGGCGTTGGGAGGATATGACGAAGGAATGGGCCAGCGGCAGCCTGCGCATGGTATCAGCGCGCGATTCCATCGCCAAGGATGCGGAAGCGTTGGTCAACGCCGTCAAAAACCGGCTGCGCAACTCGGACGTCTATCCCAACTTGCTGACGGACGGCGAGCAATCCATCGGCTTCTATCATTTCCTCCGCATGGAGCCGGAAGAGATCGAACAAAAACTCTTGAAGTTCTATCAACCGGAATGCTGGCGGGCGGCGGAATCGGTCAATATCATCCGGCAATTGAATACGGACCGCTTTTCCAAGCAAGCCATATTGGAATTGGCGCGCGGCTCGATTCCCTGGCTGCAATTCGCGGGAGGCGCCGTTCCCAACAAAGGCTGCGACGAGCCGGACATCATCATTGGCCCCAAAGGCTCGGATGCCCGCCTGCAAGAAATCGCAACCAGCCTGCGGACGCTGGACGAAAAGATGCCTTTCTTCCGTCCCGTTACGGGCATCCTCGACAATATGGTCGTCTTCTACGACGAAGCGGCGGCGCTGTCGCTGGAAGATTGGCAATTGGAGCCCATTCTCGACAATCTACTGAAGCACGGCGGGCGGACGGAAGCGAAGGAGAGCGCTCCATCGCCCTACAACAATCACTACACGCATAAACTGGGCGCCTTGCGCTATCATCCCAAGCTGCGGAAGCTGATCGACGATTTGCGCTTTTGGATCGAGGCCGTGGAATTGTTCGCCGAGCATTTGCTGTCGCTGGATTTTCTGCGCGTGGATGCGGAAGCGAATACGATCTATTACCTCTACGTAACGCGCTTTGGAGCGCGCGACAAAATCGACCTGCGCTCCAAAATCGAAATCGCCCAATTCGCCGCCGTGGACGATGGCGAAGCGGCGCTGCAATTTATCGAACGCATCATGTCGGCGCTGGATGATCTGGGATTCGAGAACGTGCGCGATATCGCCAACGAGATTTGGGAACAAGAAGAAGATCGAAACAAACAGAAACGCATCAAAGAAATCGCCGAACGCCTGATCCAAGAATTATTCATGGAAGAGATGCGGCGGCAGAAATAA